In Kiritimatiellia bacterium, the sequence GATGCAAGGCGGCAAGGGCGCCGGTGTATTAAACCGTTCCATTTAAACATGATACACTTTTGCGTAGAAGTTTAAATAGGACCGGCGGATCGCCAGCAGGGAAAGTTTTGGATGGCGGCACTGCCGCCTTAGCATACTCCAAACCCTTGCCAACACAGCAGATGCGCCAAAATGACGCAACCACTTGCTCTGGCGAACATAAGTTGTTTTGCTTTTGGTATTCATAACCTGTTGGGTTAAAAACAAACATGATGCGAAAAATTGTTTGCACGTTGCAGGCATTGAAAAAAATTATTTTAACGCTTATGTTCGCGCAAAATTAAGGTAATAAGAAGGGGGGCACATACCAAAGTGTCCGGCATTTTTTTCCGGAATTACCGGTGTGGCCGAACGATTTGCCTGATTTTCGCGCCCCGGATTTGATTGCTGCCTTTTTTTTATCTTCCCGCCCGTATTCCGCTGATATTATTGGCCAATTCCAATTTTATTCGCCCCGCTCTTTGAGTTCAAAGAATTCTGAAGCGTTGATCCCGGTTTTCTAATATTGCTATTCCTAATCGGGTGTGATAGTGTTTTTGGCAAGAATCAAAATGCTATTTTGAAAAGTATAGGAAAGTTAATCATGAATGATGAAGGAATCAAGGTAAAATGTATTTATGCTGGCAATAAATCAGATTGTAACGCCTGTAGTCACGCTGTTACTCATGTAAAAAGCATAAATTGCAGCGTGCCGAGCGACGCTTGCGCGGAGGTCGGCCAAAAACATGTCAAAACAATGGTTGTTTGTAAAAACGCGATGTCAAAACAAGAATGCAATCAATGCGCTCATGCAAAACCGCATTTGATGCATTGCGGCTGTCATGTCGTTACTCAATCCTGTAATACAATCTGCGCGGAAGAAGGTAAACAGAAAAGCGGAAGCGAGAATTGTCCATGAATGAGACAACAGCGCAAAACGAAAAGGAACTCTGGTATTTTACCAGAGGCGGGCACGATCACGGGCCATTTACGAGCGACGAATTGATGGATGCCGCCAATAACGGCCATATTTTTCCAACTGATGAAGTGTGGAACGATGAGATGGACTATAAAGTGAAAGCTTCGGAGGTGGAAGGTTTATTCAAAAGCACGGCCGCCCGAGACGAACTCCATCAGCGCATCCTGCAGGCCGAACATAAAATTATGCGCGAGTTAAGGAAATCCGGGTTGGATAAAGCCTTTTCCAGCTCGCGCGCCGCACCGCACCGGGTTCCATTCGTGGATACGCTCATATCATTGCCGGGTCGTATTCCCGCCTCCCAACGTCGGATCAATGTTAAACGGATTTTGATCATCGGGGTTGTTATGGCTTTTGTTGCCATTGCGGTTTTTGTCATTACCAGGCGTTCAGCCCTGTTGCCTTATTCCATAATAGGAGGCAAAGATGTTGTCTGCCTATCTCTGTTTGAGGCCGTTACGCGCGGCAACTTTAACCAGGTTAAAGCGAATCTGGCATTGCCGGAAAATAATGTAAACGTTAAAAACTCAGACGGCTGGACGCCGCTGCATTTGGCCATTATGTTCAATCGTTTGGAAATCTCCGGGTTGTTGTTATCGCATGGAGCTGATATTCAGCCCGCAGATATGGTCCATGGGTTGACTCCTTTACACTTGGCCAGTTATCAAGGGCAGACGGAAATTGTTGACATCTTGTTGGCGCGCGGGGCGGATGTTAACGCCCGGGATGCGAGTCAGGCAACCCCGTTGCATAAAGCGGCGCTGAACGGTCACGCTGAAACTCTGCGCCGGTTGCTGGCCAAGGGCGCCGACATCAACGCCGCGCAGTCTGATGGCTGTTCGGTATTACATTTGGCCGTCGGTATGAGGCATAAGGATGCAGTCGCGGCGCTATTGGAAAAAGGGGCCATGCCTGATACGTTCAACCGTGGCGATCAAACGCCGCTTCAGACCGCCGCGATTTTTGGTTACAAGGAGATTGCCGAGCTGCTCATCGCCAAGGGTGCCAACACGCATGCCATGCAAAAAACAACATGGGCTACCCCGCTACATCTTGCGGCAGCCCATGGACAGCGGGATGTCTGCGATCTTTTATTGGCCAAAGGCGTTGAAATCAACGCAAAAACACGCCAAGATGCCACGCCGCTTCTGCTGGCCATCGTAAACGGCTCCGAGGCGGTTGCCGGCCTGTTGATTGAACGGGGCGCGGATGTCAAGCTTGGAGACAAGGCCAGCCGATTTCCGTTGTTGGAGGCCGCAAAAAAAACATCATGTTTACTTGTGCAACAGTTGCTTGACCGCGGAGCCGACCCAAATGTTAAAGATGACCTCGGCTGGACGCCGTTGCATATTGCCGCCGACGGCAACAATCTGGAATTGGCTGGATTATTGGCTGCCCGCGGTGCGGATTTAAACGTTATGATGGCCTATCATTGGACCCCATTGCGCTTGGCGGTAGAACGCGGTCAGACTGAAATAATGGTCTGGCTGATAAACAAAGGAGCAGACGGCAATATAGGTGATTATTCAAAGCTGATTCCGTTGAACGCGGCCGTGTCTGCGGGCAAAAAGAATATCGTGGAAATTCTCTTGTCCCGCGCGACCAATATCAACGTAAACGCGGTGACAACGGAAGGGCAAAGCTCATTACATGCGGCGGCGGCGAGCGGTAATCAGGAGATGGCCGTTTTGCTTATTGCCGGAGGAGCTAATCTTTATCTCAAGGATAGCGCCGGGCGGACGCCCTCCGACCTGGCCCGGGCCAATGGCTATCCGGCGTTGGCTGAGCTTTTGGAACCGAAGACTATGAAAAAACAAAACGGCAACGCGTTATGAAATATCTTACAACAATTGTCAGCATTAGTTTGATGTTTAGTACCGTATCCCGGGTTTATTCTGAGCCGGCTCCGGCCAGTAATGCCGCTCCAGTAATTGCTTTTGAGTTTTATAATTCGTATTGCTGGCCAAAGGCTTTGGAATTGTTTTCCGAGTATAAAAACAATTTGCGGCAAGGCCGGTTTGACAAGGCCGCTGCGACGCAGGCTCTGATTTATTCGTTACTTGCTACCAACGAAGAACAGACGCGGTTTTGGCAAAAAGTTATTCCAGACGGTCAGCGCCAAGTTCTGGAAATCTATCAGATTTGTCCTGACTGCAAAAACGGCCATTGTCCGGCCTGCAACGGAAAAGGGGGTTGTCCTCTGTGCCAGGGAAAAAAATATTGTTTGGAATGCCAGGGCAAAGGATCGTTTTCTAAAAAATGTACTGCCTGTCAGTGCCGGCGTTGCGGGGCCAGCGGCGTCTGTCAGATCTGTTGGGGATATAAAATTCTCAAATGTCCCGCTTGCAAAGGCACCGGTATGGCCAATCGGGAGTTGGGTCAAAAATGTCCCCAATGCGGCGGTAAGGGACGCGTTAATTGCACTGAGTGCGGTGGCAGTGGTAAATGTCCGGTTTGTGCCGGTAAAGGCCGAGTTAGAAACTGTCCCCAATGCGGCGGCAAAGGCGTGGTCATTACAAGCTGTCTTGCCTGCAGCGGCACCGGCCAATGTCTTTGCTGTCAGAATTCTGGCGTCTGCCCGGTATGTAAAGGTTCCGGCGTCTGTCCGCGTTGCGGCCAAAAAGGTATTATTATGCGTTATCGTTTTCCGGTTCAAAACGACTGGACGCGCGTATCGCCGGGGATCATTCTGCGCCGCGAACAGCCGGTCGCCACCAATCAGATATTCAAAAACACGGGCGCCGTTAATATTGCCGTCGGTTCGCATAACTTGAATCTCAATATTCAACCCGACGAGATATTCTGCATATCAGATACGGAACGGTTTGACTGGATCAAAAATCAGGTATTACAGTAATTTTGCAAGAAGGAATAATTGCCATGGTGTCCTCTAATTCCACCGATGAGCCGCGCATTTCTGACCCTGAACGCGAAGTGCTGGCCGCGGATGGCACGCAGGAGACGATTACGGAGATTGTGCCCGAAATGCTGAATCCCGAGCTGGTGGCCGAACTCCCGCTTGAATGGGCGGAGACGCACCTTATATTGCCGATCCTGTATCACGGAAAAATTCGCGTATTAATGGCCAATCCCAAGGATGTTGCCGGATTGAATCATCTGGCTTCTCTTCTTGGTATTCAACCCAATCCCGTACTGGCACCACCCGATGTTGTGACTCATGCCATCCAACAAACTTACACCGCTTTACAAGAGTTGCCGCATTCTTTTCTGGGTAAGCTCGATAAAAAGGGATTATCCATTCCGAAAAAGACGGCTTCTGACGAGGTGGCGGATCTTCTGCAAACGGCCGAAAGCTCTCCTGTTATCCAGCTTGTGAACCTGATCCTGCTGGAAGCTGTCAAATCAGGCGCCTCAGATATTCATGTGGAACCATTTGAATCCCGGCTGCGCGTGCGTTATCGGATTGACGGCTTGCTCTATGAACTGGCTAAACCGCCAAAGGATGTTGAGGCGGCCTTAATTTCCCGTTTTAAAATCATGGCGCGTATGGATATTTCCGAACGACGCCTTCCACAGGATGGCGTTACGCGCATCCGGATTGGCGATCGGGAAATTGATATCCGGGTTTCCTCGGTGCCGGTGGCCGAAGGCGAACGGGTCGTTTTGCGTATTCTCAACCGCGATTCCACACTTCTCTCGCTGGCGGAACTTGGCATGTCGGATGATATTTTCAAACAATGGCAAGCTCTGATCCGGCAGCCCAACGGAATTATTCTTGTCTGTGGTCCGACCGGTTCCGGCAAGACAACCACGCTCTACAGCAGTATCCAATTGCTTGATTATAATACCACCAATATTCTTACCATTGAAGACCCGATTGAATATCAATTGCCGAATATTAACCAGATACAGGTGCGGCCCAAGATTGGTCTGACCTTTGCCAACGGTCTGCGGCATATCTTGCGCCAGGACCCCGATGTTATTCTGGTCGGCGAAATCCGCGACTTTGAAACCGCCCAGATTGCCGTGCAGTCCTCGCTTACAGGACATCTCGTTTTCAGCACATTGCATACCAACGATACTTCCAGTGCCGTGATCCGCATCATGGATATGGGGGTGGAACCGTATCTATTAGCAGCTTCTCTGCGCGGCGTAATGGCTCAGCGGTTGGCCCGCCGCCTATGTCCTCAATGCCGGACTCCGGCCGCGTTGACCGCCAATGAACAGGAGATATTGGCGCCGTGGAAAGATAAAATAGATCTGGAGAAAATGTTAGCTCCCGCCGGTTGTGAGTCTTGCCTGGCGGGATATCGCGGCCGGGTGGGATTGTATGAGCTTATGATCGTGGATGCGGATATTTTTGAAAAACTCCGGGCGCGCCAGAGCAGCTGCCGTGAAATCCGTGAATTATCAATTCGCAACGGCATGCGTTCCATGTGGGAAGACGGCCTTAATAAAATGGCTCAAGGGATAACCAGCTTGAATGAAATCATACGCACTATAGGGGTTACATAGGGCTTGTTAATCAGCGAGACGGAGGACGCGTCCATAACATTTCATTGCATCCGATCTTTTTTTAGTTTTTTGCGCATCCTACCATCGAAGCCGAAACTCATATCCGCGAAGGAGTGCCCGTTCGGATCACCAATCCTGCCAAAACCGTGGTTGATCGTTTCAAGCATCGGAACAAAAATCGGAAGGTTGTGATTATCGCAGAAAGCGGTTGGATTCCAGTTCGCGGGCAATGGTCGTTTCCGGGCCATGGCCGGGATAAATTTTTGTCTGCGGCGGCAGGGCGGCGATGATTTTCAGGGATGAGGCCAATTGTTCCATGCT encodes:
- a CDS encoding ATPase, T2SS/T4P/T4SS family, which translates into the protein MVSSNSTDEPRISDPEREVLAADGTQETITEIVPEMLNPELVAELPLEWAETHLILPILYHGKIRVLMANPKDVAGLNHLASLLGIQPNPVLAPPDVVTHAIQQTYTALQELPHSFLGKLDKKGLSIPKKTASDEVADLLQTAESSPVIQLVNLILLEAVKSGASDIHVEPFESRLRVRYRIDGLLYELAKPPKDVEAALISRFKIMARMDISERRLPQDGVTRIRIGDREIDIRVSSVPVAEGERVVLRILNRDSTLLSLAELGMSDDIFKQWQALIRQPNGIILVCGPTGSGKTTTLYSSIQLLDYNTTNILTIEDPIEYQLPNINQIQVRPKIGLTFANGLRHILRQDPDVILVGEIRDFETAQIAVQSSLTGHLVFSTLHTNDTSSAVIRIMDMGVEPYLLAASLRGVMAQRLARRLCPQCRTPAALTANEQEILAPWKDKIDLEKMLAPAGCESCLAGYRGRVGLYELMIVDADIFEKLRARQSSCREIRELSIRNGMRSMWEDGLNKMAQGITSLNEIIRTIGVT
- a CDS encoding ankyrin repeat domain-containing protein codes for the protein MNETTAQNEKELWYFTRGGHDHGPFTSDELMDAANNGHIFPTDEVWNDEMDYKVKASEVEGLFKSTAARDELHQRILQAEHKIMRELRKSGLDKAFSSSRAAPHRVPFVDTLISLPGRIPASQRRINVKRILIIGVVMAFVAIAVFVITRRSALLPYSIIGGKDVVCLSLFEAVTRGNFNQVKANLALPENNVNVKNSDGWTPLHLAIMFNRLEISGLLLSHGADIQPADMVHGLTPLHLASYQGQTEIVDILLARGADVNARDASQATPLHKAALNGHAETLRRLLAKGADINAAQSDGCSVLHLAVGMRHKDAVAALLEKGAMPDTFNRGDQTPLQTAAIFGYKEIAELLIAKGANTHAMQKTTWATPLHLAAAHGQRDVCDLLLAKGVEINAKTRQDATPLLLAIVNGSEAVAGLLIERGADVKLGDKASRFPLLEAAKKTSCLLVQQLLDRGADPNVKDDLGWTPLHIAADGNNLELAGLLAARGADLNVMMAYHWTPLRLAVERGQTEIMVWLINKGADGNIGDYSKLIPLNAAVSAGKKNIVEILLSRATNINVNAVTTEGQSSLHAAAASGNQEMAVLLIAGGANLYLKDSAGRTPSDLARANGYPALAELLEPKTMKKQNGNAL